In a single window of the Nodularia spumigena CCY9414 genome:
- a CDS encoding FkbM family methyltransferase: MGAFHPFKLSNTMLLYKLGWHGLNIDCDQEKIELFNQLRPRDINICAAVANSSKEMTLLRYPMSATNRLSNEYTNEQLSLCGETPTNSLSIKTKALETILAEINLEDKVIDYLNVDVEGMELEVLEGINFNKYAPTLISVEIMNSKNRELITQFLEKNGYATSSIVRHNYFFKKIC; encoded by the coding sequence GTGGGAGCTTTTCATCCATTCAAACTTTCTAATACTATGCTTCTCTATAAGTTAGGTTGGCATGGCTTAAACATTGATTGCGACCAAGAAAAAATAGAGTTATTTAATCAACTACGCCCCAGAGATATAAATATTTGTGCTGCTGTTGCCAATTCTAGCAAGGAAATGACGTTATTACGTTATCCAATGTCGGCAACCAATCGATTATCAAATGAATATACAAATGAACAGTTGTCATTGTGTGGAGAAACTCCCACTAATTCATTGAGTATAAAGACTAAAGCATTAGAAACAATTTTGGCAGAAATTAATCTAGAGGATAAAGTAATTGATTATTTGAACGTGGATGTAGAAGGAATGGAGTTAGAAGTTTTAGAGGGAATAAATTTTAATAAGTATGCACCGACACTTATTAGTGTAGAAATTATGAACTCTAAAAACCGTGAATTAATCACTCAATTTTTAGAAAAAAATGGATATGCCACTTCTAGCATTGTTAGACACAATTACTTTTTCAAAAAAATCTGCTAA
- a CDS encoding glycosyltransferase, translating to MIYKILYISAVIPDTTSGGRFAMYRHLIIKKDFEVAVASTNFVKLPINQHLEISQNRLIKRLKRTRICRLISNLEYIQNWINIPNSLLKFANDFQPDVIVSVVDDWHIGLAYQLAQKLKIPLVVNFQDLFCLSQFVPLSIRPYPWVKSWLIQRYRQVNQVANQVFYTSEGMKEWFGVDAQGDVLYPIGNFDVELSLEQRLNPQDKVTIIYAGNCYGAYGRMLLRLAEAVKQHQHIHLQIFAAGNDWQEEKLQEMTEAGIYQGFKPFDELKDKLKQADAFLTVMSFEQEEEVFMQTSFTTKWLDYVPYGKPVFVWSPEYSTACSFAKKYQSGIPVIQDDPEELLKVISETASNPTAWFSACEGSRRIAETVLNAEQIHHLFVERVTNVCQECNITNSQDGIYSA from the coding sequence ATGATTTATAAAATATTGTATATTTCAGCAGTTATTCCTGATACAACTTCTGGTGGGCGATTTGCTATGTATCGTCACCTCATTATCAAAAAAGATTTTGAGGTAGCTGTTGCTAGTACAAATTTTGTTAAATTACCTATTAACCAGCATCTTGAAATCAGTCAAAATAGATTGATTAAAAGGCTTAAGCGCACTCGAATATGTAGATTAATTAGTAATTTAGAGTATATCCAGAACTGGATTAACATCCCTAATTCACTGTTAAAATTTGCTAATGACTTTCAGCCAGATGTAATTGTCTCTGTAGTAGATGATTGGCATATAGGATTAGCATATCAGTTAGCACAGAAACTTAAAATTCCACTGGTCGTTAATTTCCAAGATTTATTTTGTCTATCTCAATTTGTTCCTTTATCAATACGTCCTTATCCGTGGGTAAAATCTTGGCTAATTCAACGTTACCGCCAAGTTAATCAGGTGGCAAATCAGGTATTTTATACCAGTGAAGGTATGAAAGAATGGTTTGGAGTGGATGCTCAAGGAGATGTTCTTTATCCCATTGGCAATTTTGATGTTGAGCTTTCTTTAGAACAAAGATTAAATCCTCAAGATAAAGTCACAATTATTTATGCTGGGAATTGTTACGGTGCTTACGGTAGAATGTTGTTGCGCCTAGCCGAAGCCGTAAAGCAACATCAACATATTCATCTCCAAATTTTTGCTGCGGGAAATGATTGGCAAGAGGAGAAATTACAGGAGATGACAGAAGCTGGTATTTATCAAGGCTTTAAACCGTTCGATGAATTAAAGGATAAACTCAAACAAGCAGATGCATTTCTGACAGTAATGAGTTTTGAACAGGAAGAAGAAGTTTTTATGCAAACTAGTTTTACCACCAAGTGGCTAGATTATGTCCCCTATGGTAAACCTGTTTTCGTTTGGTCTCCAGAATATTCAACAGCCTGTAGTTTTGCCAAAAAGTATCAGTCAGGGATTCCGGTTATCCAGGACGACCCAGAGGAATTGCTCAAAGTGATCAGCGAAACAGCATCAAATCCTACAGCTTGGTTTTCAGCCTGTGAAGGCTCTCGTCGGATAGCTGAGACTGTGCTGAACGCAGAGCAAATACATCATCTATTTGTTGAACGTGTTACCAATGTTTGCCAAGAATGCAATATCACAAATTCTCAAGATGGAATTTACTCAGCGTAA
- a CDS encoding glycosyltransferase family 4 protein — MLNEQRWSVALLGARMHYAVPRILHNAGILEHLFTDICAVKGWPRLLNFVPGKLQSDGVKRLLGRVPDGIPPEHITAFNQLGWSYAQRLRQASNRAEITAAFLWAGKKFCDLVLKTGLGSATGIYTFNSAGLEILQSAGQQDMQTVMEQTIAPRSLEYQLLQAEQEFFPDWEIPLSADPYLEEYIWREEQEWMQSDMILCGSEFVREAIKVCGGPSDRCRVVPYGVDISIIPEKKQISQPSPLRVLTVGSISLRKGSPYVLEAARQLRGKVEFRMVGTVNIKTEAQSQLNDYIQLTGPIPRIEILSQYAWADVFLLPSLCEGSATVTYEALAAGLPVICTTNTGSVVRDGIDGFIVPIRNSLAIMEKLELLALNPELRDQMAQNARQRAWEFTLKSYHQRLMDILVPEAV, encoded by the coding sequence GTGCTTAACGAACAACGTTGGAGTGTTGCTCTCTTGGGAGCGAGAATGCACTATGCTGTCCCCCGAATTCTCCATAATGCTGGTATATTAGAACATCTGTTCACAGATATTTGTGCAGTCAAAGGTTGGCCTCGATTACTCAATTTTGTGCCTGGGAAACTGCAATCGGATGGAGTGAAGCGACTGCTAGGACGAGTTCCCGATGGTATACCTCCAGAACATATTACCGCCTTCAATCAATTGGGATGGAGCTATGCACAGCGACTGCGGCAAGCTAGTAATAGGGCGGAGATAACCGCAGCTTTTCTATGGGCTGGAAAAAAGTTCTGTGACTTGGTTTTAAAAACAGGATTAGGATCGGCAACGGGAATTTATACCTTTAACAGTGCTGGTCTAGAGATTCTACAATCAGCCGGTCAACAAGATATGCAAACAGTAATGGAACAAACCATTGCTCCCCGTTCTCTAGAATATCAATTGCTACAAGCGGAACAAGAATTTTTTCCAGACTGGGAAATCCCTTTATCGGCAGATCCCTATCTAGAAGAGTACATCTGGCGTGAAGAACAGGAGTGGATGCAGTCTGATATGATTTTGTGTGGCTCTGAGTTTGTCAGAGAAGCAATTAAGGTTTGTGGAGGTCCAAGCGATCGCTGTCGTGTAGTACCTTATGGAGTAGATATTTCTATTATTCCTGAAAAAAAGCAGATTTCCCAACCTTCCCCTTTACGCGTACTGACTGTTGGTAGTATAAGTTTACGCAAAGGCTCACCTTATGTCCTGGAAGCAGCGCGCCAGTTAAGAGGCAAAGTTGAGTTTCGGATGGTAGGCACTGTTAATATTAAAACTGAAGCTCAGAGCCAATTAAATGATTATATCCAATTAACTGGGCCTATACCCCGGATAGAAATACTGAGCCAATATGCATGGGCTGATGTATTTTTGTTACCTTCTTTGTGTGAAGGTTCCGCCACCGTCACTTATGAAGCCTTAGCCGCAGGACTACCTGTAATTTGTACTACCAATACAGGCAGTGTTGTCAGAGATGGCATAGATGGGTTTATCGTCCCGATTCGCAACTCATTAGCGATTATGGAAAAATTAGAATTATTAGCACTGAACCCAGAATTAAGAGATCAAATGGCGCAAAATGCCCGCCAACGAGCCTGGGAATTTACCTTAAAGTCTTATCATCAAAGATTGATGGATATACTTGTACCTGAAGCTGTTTAA
- a CDS encoding glycosyltransferase — MTCAYKNLKIAILFANYGPYHLARVASAYQAGKSRGWNVFGIELARSGEEYPWQTSVNNIPFKLITVCETSSYEKAPQFLLIQNLLKTLSQIKPDVLAIAGYSEPSMIAAFIWGKLNKKKLILLSESKADDASRKFLKEWLKKQIIHNYHAAVVGGKPHTRYLQNLGMNLSSIAGGYDVVNNLVFHPDTIRVLPSPVNHPYFLTINRFVAKKNIPFILEAYAEYRGKLGNLAWDLVLCGDGELRSQIEAQITQLNLNAHVHLPGFLQENEIMPYFAHAKCFIHASIQEQWGLVVNEAMAAGLPVLVSNRCGCYEDLIIEGVNGFGFNPACLSELVDLMINTTQGKYDLPQISQAALNHINQNFPIEKFGAGLLAAIDYNIRA, encoded by the coding sequence ATGACTTGCGCTTATAAAAACCTGAAAATAGCAATTTTATTTGCTAATTATGGCCCCTATCATCTTGCTAGAGTTGCATCTGCGTATCAGGCTGGTAAATCTAGAGGCTGGAATGTTTTTGGTATTGAGTTAGCGCGTTCAGGAGAAGAATACCCTTGGCAAACAAGTGTGAATAATATTCCCTTTAAACTGATTACTGTGTGCGAAACTTCTTCCTATGAAAAAGCACCGCAATTTTTGCTGATTCAAAACTTACTGAAGACACTTTCCCAAATTAAACCTGATGTTCTAGCTATAGCTGGCTATAGTGAACCGTCGATGATAGCTGCTTTTATATGGGGTAAGTTGAATAAAAAAAAATTAATTTTGCTATCTGAATCGAAAGCAGATGATGCTTCTAGAAAATTTCTGAAGGAATGGTTAAAAAAACAAATAATACATAATTATCATGCTGCTGTTGTTGGTGGTAAGCCACATACAAGATATTTGCAAAATTTGGGGATGAATTTATCCTCAATTGCTGGCGGCTATGATGTTGTTAATAATCTAGTTTTTCATCCCGATACAATTCGCGTTTTACCATCTCCTGTTAATCACCCATATTTTTTAACTATCAATCGTTTTGTAGCTAAAAAAAATATTCCGTTTATCTTGGAAGCTTATGCTGAATACCGTGGTAAATTGGGTAATTTAGCATGGGATTTAGTCTTGTGCGGTGATGGTGAATTGCGATCGCAAATAGAAGCACAAATTACTCAATTAAATTTAAATGCTCATGTGCATCTTCCAGGATTTTTGCAAGAAAACGAAATTATGCCATATTTTGCCCATGCAAAATGTTTTATCCATGCCAGTATACAAGAACAATGGGGACTGGTAGTAAATGAAGCTATGGCCGCTGGTTTACCTGTATTAGTATCTAATCGTTGTGGCTGTTATGAAGATTTAATTATTGAGGGAGTTAATGGATTTGGTTTTAATCCTGCTTGCTTATCTGAGTTGGTAGACTTGATGATTAACACCACTCAAGGAAAATATGATCTCCCTCAAATCAGTCAAGCAGCATTAAATCATATAAATCAAAATTTCCCTATTGAGAAATTTGGCGCAGGTCTTTTAGCAGCAATAGATTATAATATCCGCGCCTGA
- a CDS encoding acyltransferase, giving the protein MFKVKIANIKENLRKSNFFRTLYAKFLSRGNSIKLTGNHNVFDASGAILKQCSVQIDGNNNLILIDVGCYLQGVKIFVQGENLKLNIAKSVFIGSGSVLWMENSNGVLEIGEYSSLEKVGIAVAEGKKVILGKDCLVSYEVDIRCSDSHAVFDQDTKCRINPAGNVEIGDHVWLGAKSMILKGVTIGGGSVIGAGAVVTKSVCLECQYV; this is encoded by the coding sequence GTGTTTAAAGTGAAAATTGCGAATATAAAAGAGAACCTGCGTAAATCCAATTTTTTCAGAACTCTGTATGCTAAATTCTTAAGTCGCGGTAACTCTATTAAGTTGACAGGTAATCACAATGTATTTGATGCATCAGGTGCAATTTTAAAACAATGCTCTGTACAGATTGATGGCAATAATAATCTAATCTTAATTGATGTTGGATGCTATCTACAAGGAGTTAAAATATTTGTTCAAGGCGAAAACTTAAAATTAAACATAGCCAAGAGTGTGTTTATAGGATCAGGATCTGTTTTATGGATGGAAAATAGTAATGGAGTTCTAGAAATAGGAGAATATAGTTCTCTCGAAAAAGTAGGAATAGCTGTGGCTGAGGGTAAGAAAGTTATTCTAGGTAAAGATTGTTTAGTGTCCTATGAGGTAGATATTAGATGCAGTGACTCTCATGCTGTATTTGATCAAGATACAAAATGTAGAATCAATCCCGCAGGAAACGTGGAAATTGGTGATCATGTATGGCTAGGAGCAAAATCTATGATTCTGAAAGGAGTAACTATTGGAGGTGGTTCGGTAATTGGTGCAGGTGCGGTGGTTACTAAATCTGTATGCCTGGAGTGCCAATATGTGTGA
- a CDS encoding NAD-dependent epimerase/dehydratase family protein, which translates to MRILITGICGFVGSSLAKALQENFPKYHIFGIDNLSRSGSWVNKATLQQRGIKVIHGDIRHSSDVDALPVADWVIDAAANPSVLAGVDGKTSSLQLVQHNLLGTVNLLEYCKRHNAGFTLLSTSRVYSIPGLSQLQVAEAKGAFYPIPEQVFPEGISPTGVSESYSTNPPVSLYGSTKVASEHLALEYGATFEFPVWINRCGVMAGAGQFGHPGQGIFAFWIHSFREQRPLKYIGFGGKGYQVRDCLHPRDLINLLEKQFTEPLNTNKPKVVNVSGGVNNSMSLHQLTQWCTDKFASNEVIETSTERPFDIPWMVLDANLAEKIWGWQPQISIEEVLEEIARFATEQQDWCRLSAT; encoded by the coding sequence ATGCGGATTTTAATTACAGGAATTTGCGGCTTTGTGGGTTCCTCCCTAGCCAAAGCATTACAGGAAAATTTCCCTAAATATCATATTTTTGGCATTGATAATCTATCACGTTCCGGCAGTTGGGTAAATAAAGCCACATTACAGCAACGAGGAATTAAGGTAATTCATGGGGATATACGTCATAGCAGTGATGTAGATGCTTTACCTGTTGCTGATTGGGTAATTGATGCAGCAGCTAATCCCAGTGTGTTAGCAGGGGTAGATGGTAAAACCAGCAGTTTACAGTTAGTACAACACAATCTGCTGGGAACCGTTAACCTTTTAGAATACTGCAAACGCCATAACGCTGGCTTTACTCTACTTTCTACCAGCCGAGTATATTCTATACCTGGATTGAGTCAGTTACAAGTAGCTGAGGCTAAGGGAGCATTTTACCCCATTCCTGAGCAAGTATTTCCAGAAGGTATTTCACCAACAGGAGTTTCTGAAAGCTACTCTACGAATCCGCCAGTATCTTTATATGGTAGTACAAAAGTGGCTTCAGAGCATTTAGCCTTGGAATACGGAGCAACCTTTGAATTTCCCGTTTGGATTAATCGTTGCGGTGTCATGGCGGGAGCAGGACAATTTGGCCATCCAGGACAAGGGATTTTTGCCTTTTGGATTCATAGTTTTCGAGAACAACGACCTTTAAAATATATTGGTTTTGGCGGCAAAGGTTATCAAGTTCGAGATTGTTTACATCCACGGGATTTAATTAATTTGTTAGAAAAACAGTTTACCGAACCATTAAATACAAATAAACCCAAAGTAGTTAATGTCAGTGGTGGCGTAAATAACAGTATGTCGTTGCACCAGTTAACTCAATGGTGTACAGACAAATTTGCTAGTAATGAAGTTATAGAAACCAGCACTGAGCGACCGTTTGATATTCCTTGGATGGTATTAGATGCGAATTTAGCTGAGAAGATTTGGGGATGGCAACCGCAAATTAGTATAGAAGAAGTATTAGAAGAAATTGCTAGGTTTGCTACTGAACAACAAGATTGGTGTAGGCTATCAGCAACATGA
- a CDS encoding glycosyltransferase family 2 protein, with amino-acid sequence MYFSAVIPTFNRPEALSQCLEKLLNCDPAPQEILVHVDAGDLTTEPTLKPVFGNQVRWLHSKTRQGPGGGRNRLIREAKFPLIASFDDDSWPLDPNYFQIASELFDAYPQAAVISAQEFRRNAEPTSIDSDIREISCFQNCACLIRRDAFLQTRGYLPLRYAYGMEEADVALQLLDAGWKILDVPSLAVYHDTQLEHHNTVAINSSHISNTALLAYLRYPISAWPLGMMQVLNRVRYAASVGRWRGIPQGIWQIPYTIWQNRHHRQPVRPETLKLSRQIAHR; translated from the coding sequence ATGTATTTCTCAGCCGTAATTCCGACTTTTAATCGTCCAGAGGCTTTGAGTCAATGTCTGGAAAAACTGTTAAATTGCGACCCAGCACCCCAAGAAATATTAGTACACGTCGATGCAGGTGACTTGACTACAGAACCTACCCTAAAACCAGTATTTGGTAATCAAGTGCGTTGGCTCCATAGTAAGACTCGCCAAGGGCCAGGGGGGGGACGTAACCGCCTAATTCGTGAAGCCAAGTTTCCTCTAATTGCTAGTTTTGATGACGATTCTTGGCCTTTAGACCCTAACTACTTCCAAATTGCATCTGAGCTTTTTGATGCTTATCCACAAGCGGCCGTAATTTCCGCGCAAGAGTTCCGCCGCAACGCTGAACCAACATCAATAGACAGTGATATCCGTGAAATTTCCTGCTTTCAAAACTGCGCCTGTCTGATACGTCGGGATGCTTTTTTGCAAACTCGTGGATATTTGCCCTTACGTTATGCTTATGGCATGGAAGAAGCTGATGTAGCTCTGCAATTGTTAGATGCTGGCTGGAAAATTCTTGATGTACCATCATTAGCAGTTTATCATGATACCCAATTAGAACACCATAATACAGTCGCCATTAATAGTTCCCACATTAGTAATACTGCTCTGCTGGCTTATCTTCGGTATCCCATATCAGCCTGGCCTTTAGGGATGATGCAAGTGCTGAATCGGGTTCGCTATGCTGCTAGTGTTGGTCGTTGGCGTGGTATACCACAAGGAATATGGCAAATTCCCTATACCATTTGGCAAAATCGCCATCATCGTCAACCCGTGCGCCCTGAGACTTTAAAATTGAGTCGCCAAATTGCTCATCGATAG
- a CDS encoding glycosyltransferase, with translation MFAKNAISQILKMEFTQRKDIQLPKIIVISSVAPQPTSAGQIVLYRHFNQATGWDVDIVPNPYQSKTNRWQTKLINRLEYTRFHRWGHDLQVIDQGITWDKTLLDYQKHLCNDQIEKKTIVLTVAHGDGCWAAQRFAHRYQLPLVTIFHDWWPDIPSLHQPFRQLLEQRFQQLYQQSHLALCVSEGMKNALGSHSNSTVIYPIPALLKEEITTKHQPGNGQKSSQLRIVYSGNLYDYGELLAQLLEVTKDNPHIQVQVRGANPNWSADFCSEMRDRNLWLDFAPRDELNQWLGAADAFLVVMSFDPALRRRMETSFPSKLPEYAQFGKPLVIWGPEYCSAIKWGLNGDRALCITEASPQTLITALEKLSQDSSQREYYTSQSRIAARHDFNPVNLQQHFLTAISTLYKGKSSLHK, from the coding sequence ATGTTTGCCAAGAATGCAATATCACAAATTCTCAAGATGGAATTTACTCAGCGTAAAGATATACAACTGCCCAAGATAATTGTAATTTCTTCTGTAGCTCCTCAACCCACCAGTGCTGGACAAATTGTTTTATATCGTCATTTCAATCAAGCAACTGGTTGGGATGTTGATATTGTCCCTAATCCATATCAGAGTAAAACTAATCGATGGCAAACAAAATTAATTAATAGGCTAGAATATACTCGTTTTCATCGTTGGGGTCATGATTTACAAGTTATAGATCAAGGCATAACTTGGGATAAGACATTACTCGATTACCAGAAACATTTATGTAATGATCAAATTGAAAAAAAAACAATAGTTCTCACTGTTGCTCATGGAGATGGTTGCTGGGCTGCTCAAAGATTTGCTCACCGTTATCAATTACCTTTAGTGACAATTTTTCATGATTGGTGGCCAGATATCCCTAGTCTGCATCAACCTTTCCGTCAGCTATTAGAGCAACGTTTTCAGCAACTTTACCAGCAATCTCATTTAGCTTTGTGTGTTTCAGAAGGTATGAAGAATGCTTTAGGTTCACATTCCAATAGTACAGTTATTTATCCCATACCTGCTTTACTCAAGGAGGAAATAACTACAAAACATCAGCCAGGAAATGGGCAAAAATCATCTCAATTACGGATTGTTTATTCGGGAAATCTATACGACTATGGAGAGCTTTTAGCTCAGTTGCTTGAAGTAACAAAAGATAATCCTCATATTCAAGTACAAGTACGGGGAGCTAACCCCAATTGGTCAGCCGATTTTTGCTCAGAAATGCGCGATCGCAATTTATGGTTAGATTTTGCCCCCAGAGACGAGTTAAATCAGTGGTTAGGTGCGGCTGATGCTTTTTTGGTAGTCATGAGTTTTGATCCGGCTTTGCGGCGACGGATGGAAACCAGTTTTCCGTCTAAATTACCTGAATACGCCCAATTTGGTAAACCCTTAGTAATTTGGGGACCCGAATATTGTTCAGCGATTAAATGGGGATTAAATGGCGATCGCGCTTTATGTATTACAGAAGCATCCCCCCAGACTTTAATCACAGCTTTAGAAAAGTTAAGTCAAGATTCGTCTCAACGAGAGTATTACACTTCCCAGTCCCGCATAGCAGCTAGACATGATTTTAATCCTGTCAACTTACAGCAACATTTTTTAACAGCAATATCAACACTGTATAAAGGTAAAAGTAGCTTACATAAATAA
- a CDS encoding glycosyltransferase family 10 domain-containing protein, giving the protein MKRVLIRPTFQDWAENKLFSDGTSFTSLYQEAFSLWKQQAAKLGFQLDTWDQAPLDTADIFWFLDLPPSRREFERIRTQLKPNTPIVLQILETPLGIHAFNDANTQDFNAILSYEHIEAIEQKQRYFHYHLPNQVRQPETNLSYSERKGLLLINSNRVVGFLGMRHLGLSGIPGFGKFLAGWYCSFPMFTESLFGELYSHRRQIARIAELIAPNFLDIYGPGWNGEQVSWCPLYLNRPYKCWRGVPMISKWDLCEQYRFVLSFENFRGNRGYISEKIFDAFFAGSVPVYLGDERITDYVPAETFVDARNFDTYTDLLKYLIACSEQQWLDMRAAGKDFIQSEEFQRFQSDKFAEIATDILKKVSV; this is encoded by the coding sequence GTGAAACGAGTATTGATTCGCCCCACATTTCAAGATTGGGCTGAAAATAAACTATTTTCAGATGGAACATCTTTTACATCTCTTTATCAAGAAGCCTTTTCTCTGTGGAAACAACAGGCTGCAAAACTGGGATTTCAACTCGATACCTGGGATCAAGCACCTTTAGATACAGCAGACATCTTCTGGTTCTTAGACCTTCCCCCATCTCGAAGAGAGTTTGAACGCATTCGCACTCAATTAAAACCCAACACCCCTATAGTCCTGCAAATTCTCGAAACTCCTTTAGGAATTCACGCCTTTAATGATGCCAATACTCAAGACTTTAACGCAATTTTAAGTTATGAACATATAGAAGCTATTGAACAAAAACAACGTTACTTTCATTACCATCTACCCAATCAAGTCCGACAACCAGAGACTAACCTATCTTACTCAGAACGCAAAGGCTTATTGCTGATTAACAGCAACCGAGTAGTAGGATTTTTAGGAATGCGTCACCTGGGTTTGTCTGGTATCCCCGGATTTGGAAAATTTTTAGCAGGTTGGTACTGTTCATTCCCGATGTTTACGGAATCTCTATTTGGTGAACTTTACTCCCATCGCCGCCAAATAGCCCGTATTGCTGAATTAATCGCGCCTAATTTTCTCGATATTTATGGGCCAGGATGGAATGGTGAACAGGTTTCTTGGTGTCCACTTTATCTGAACCGTCCCTATAAATGTTGGCGAGGTGTACCCATGATTTCTAAATGGGATTTATGCGAACAATACCGATTTGTTTTAAGCTTTGAAAATTTTAGAGGTAATCGAGGTTACATTAGTGAAAAAATATTTGATGCCTTTTTTGCTGGCTCAGTACCTGTGTATTTAGGAGATGAGCGCATTACAGACTATGTGCCTGCTGAAACATTTGTTGATGCCAGAAATTTTGATACTTATACTGATTTACTCAAGTATTTAATTGCTTGTTCTGAACAGCAATGGCTAGATATGCGTGCAGCAGGTAAGGACTTCATTCAATCTGAGGAATTTCAAAGATTTCAGTCTGATAAATTTGCCGAAATAGCCACAGATATTCTCAAAAAAGTAAGTGTTTAA
- a CDS encoding glycosyltransferase: MVNFLEFKSKSKQVFNASSRCVTHLTTELSGGSGIAAQRIHKALVQKNIPSQLLSRKGTTFLPHSSRDNRYSSILWRNLESISINRQWKQSNYDRGLFTSPQWIYKTQLQDIAAQASIINLHWISRWIDQPSFFTSLPPDLLIVWSLHDMNPITGGCHHALDCDKFTTHCADCPNLKNSGKYDQAWKNFALKAKFYQRLNLHFVGNSSWTTAQAQKSALGKYARSIRTIPLGIDANDYQPIERSIAKAALRVNPNDFAIAFACADLSDKNKNLSVLLAAISELAKKHPITLILFGSGQIPAFNHQITILNLGQLSSSHLQSLAYSAADIFVMPSKIESFGLTALESMACGTPVLAFRTGGIPDLVIHGETGWLADEIGSAESLYQGLDWMLQHPQERLIWGKAARERVEREFTADLMGDRYINLYQELLNK; this comes from the coding sequence GTGGTCAATTTTTTGGAGTTTAAGAGCAAATCAAAACAAGTTTTTAATGCTTCGAGTCGTTGCGTTACTCACTTAACCACAGAATTATCAGGAGGTTCAGGAATAGCCGCTCAACGCATTCACAAAGCCTTAGTACAAAAAAACATACCCAGCCAACTTTTATCTCGCAAAGGAACAACCTTTCTACCTCACAGTAGTAGAGATAATCGTTACTCCTCTATCCTGTGGCGTAACCTTGAATCTATCAGCATTAACAGACAGTGGAAACAATCAAACTACGACCGAGGTTTATTTACCAGCCCCCAATGGATATATAAAACCCAACTGCAAGATATAGCTGCTCAAGCATCAATTATCAACCTGCATTGGATTTCCCGATGGATTGATCAACCTAGTTTTTTTACTAGTCTTCCCCCTGATCTCCTTATTGTTTGGTCACTCCATGACATGAACCCCATAACTGGCGGGTGTCATCATGCTCTAGATTGTGATAAGTTTACTACTCATTGCGCTGATTGTCCTAACCTGAAAAATTCAGGAAAATACGATCAAGCATGGAAAAACTTTGCACTCAAAGCCAAATTTTATCAGCGTCTTAATCTCCACTTTGTTGGTAACAGCAGTTGGACAACAGCACAAGCGCAAAAGTCTGCTCTCGGTAAATATGCTCGTTCTATCCGCACTATTCCCCTTGGAATTGATGCGAATGATTATCAACCCATTGAACGCTCTATAGCCAAAGCTGCTTTACGAGTGAATCCTAATGATTTTGCGATCGCCTTTGCTTGTGCTGACTTATCCGATAAAAATAAAAATTTATCCGTTTTATTAGCAGCAATTTCTGAATTAGCCAAAAAACACCCTATTACATTAATTCTATTCGGCTCAGGTCAAATTCCCGCTTTCAATCATCAAATAACTATCCTCAACTTAGGACAGTTATCTTCCTCTCATCTCCAGAGTCTTGCCTACTCCGCAGCTGATATATTTGTGATGCCCAGTAAAATTGAATCCTTCGGTTTAACCGCGCTGGAATCTATGGCCTGTGGTACACCAGTATTAGCATTTCGCACCGGCGGAATACCTGATCTGGTGATTCATGGGGAAACAGGTTGGTTAGCTGACGAAATTGGTTCGGCTGAATCCCTCTATCAAGGACTCGACTGGATGCTACAACATCCCCAAGAGCGTTTGATTTGGGGAAAAGCAGCACGTGAGCGAGTTGAGCGAGAATTCACCGCAGACCTGATGGGCGATCGCTATATTAATCTTTATCAGGAGTTACTTAACAAGTGA